Below is a window of Solanum stenotomum isolate F172 chromosome 7, ASM1918654v1, whole genome shotgun sequence DNA.
tgggtACAATTTTAGGCACTTCATTAATGGAGCAccatttaaaataactaaataatccTTTTAATTACGTGGCCTTCAACCATTGGTTGCAATTTAactatttaatataattttaaacccACCCATTGCCCACCCATTTTTAACTAAATCCGCCCCAAAACTTATTAAACCCGCCCGACCCAATACAAAAAGAACCCAATATTTTCATACAAGTATTTCTCcttctttgattatttttaatctgTTTGAGTGGTTTTGTgggattttcatttttatgattGTTAGCTGTAATAGGGAAATACATAATTGTAGTTTGAAGTGAAATTGCGTTTATATCAAGggtgttgttgatattgttgtgcAGTCACATTGTGGACATTTTTATGTGCCTCCTGCCGTTGATGAAGTGCAGGCTTTCACATTGTGGGCATTTTTATGTGCTGTTGATATTGTTGTGCAAGTTTTCGTACTTGATGATTAGAAAAACATCATACCAAAAAACTTGATTGATTGAGTTGTTTTAGTTATTACCCTGTATTTGCTAAAAGTTAGAGGCTCTcactcacacacacacacacgcaTATATGTATCCATGTTCCgtgttgaaaatattgtatTAAGTTGAACTCGTATGTGAAAAGCTAGATACAACATATGAAAATATTGGGTTCTTTTTGTATTGGGTCGGGCAGGTTTAATAAGTATTGGGGCGGGTTTAGTTAAAAATGGGAGGGTAATGGGTgagtttaaaattatattaaataattaaattgcaaCCAGTAGTTCAGCGCCATGTAATTAAAAggattatttaattattttaaatggtGCTCCATTAATGAAGTGGCTAAAATTGGACCCAAAGGTGGATGGGGAGGGTATTTGtgagccaataggtggatgagGAGGGTATTTtggagccaataggtggatgagGGTAGTTGTGTATCATTTTTAATACTTtgagggtattttaggcccttttccgttATTTATATTCCCTTCTTTCATCCAAATTTGTGATCATCTTGCATTCTACATTAGGTTAGTCTACAACatttgtaaaattttcattaCCAATTTGTAATTGTAAAAATTCTGATTCATGTATTTGTGTTCtttaaaatttcatgcatattcatcttctttttgttgAGAAGTATGTAAATTATCATAGTTTCAAGATGAATATTCTCCAATATGATGTTGtaagtgaatttttatttttcatatctccatcttttttagtttttaaatataactTCGTAATTGATTactatttttttgtattcttcttttcttccatCTTTacgatataaatataataaagctaatcaatctcaatttatatttataattaattattttgagagcAAGCATGTCAAATCCTGcaaaatattttaacaataaGTCTTTGATAAACATTTATAGTTATATCTTCTTCGTTGTTTGataataatttatctttttaaaacaaCATGTTTGTACTCTttcctttttatatttagtCTCAAATGTTCAGAAAATTCATGTACTTAACTATTACAGAGAGGTGCAAAAATTAGtgcaaaagtaaaaataaatttaaaaaataataaagtaaaaagatGACAATGTTACATTGAATTATATTGTATtagaatttatatttaattttttatatacagaTCCTTTAATATATAGTTAAAGAATTATAGTGTATCTGTATTTTTAACATAGTTATGctttttttctgtttaattttttttttatgattttagttttttatacaaatgaaACATTTTGTCTATAGCAAGTCGACTTCTAACAAAATGTAATTCAATCAATATGGCAATatttttgtctatatatttTAATGTGATGTCTTTTATTATAGATGTCATgtctttatttacttttctttcttttccgtttgaacttgtaattttttctataaatttgaTGTTACACCACCTAACCTAGacattttgtaatttttttctttatatgtatctttttttataaccaatttcttttttgattatTAAAACTTAcgtttaataattaaaatatattaatttctcTAATATAATAAAAGGTTTATTTTTCATGAAACATTAAAAGTATCAAACCTCCAACATCTGACACAAGATTTTCATGCTATATTTTGTGAAGAGTTATATTCTTATGGCAAACTTACATAAGGACTTAGCTTTGAACTTAGCGATGAATTTATGTACGCTTCACTATgatatatttacttatatagatAAATTAACTATTCTAATGTCAATTAGGGGACaaacgtgcaacacacgttTTCAGGACTAGTATTGTAAAAAGTATAAGCAAATACAACTCCAacttcataaattcaaataaagtgaaaaatatttgaaataaattattgCCTTAAATGGAGAAAATTGGAgcatcattaattatttttcggAAAATTACGCGTATAAGCAAACAcatattagttaattagttaacataactatagtttgtctCAATTATTCGCGGcctacttttagctataattacgtGACTCGTCTTTTTACTTGCCACTGATTGACTTGATACATAcgttaagaaaacaattattgatataGGTATTTTATCAAACTATATCTGTTAAATGATGTTTAGTATTAGGCCTTGGAAAATTATTTGGAGAATAGATATTTATTGGTGAGGGTATATGTCAAAANGCAAGTCAACGTAAAATgaggattattattattaataattttacgGAAAAGCGTCAAATACCCTTAAATCATGCGAAATAGACAATTTATATCCTTCATTACATTCTGAGATCAAAATACGTTGTCATTATCCCAAGAGACAACAAAATACCCTTAAGAGTGAACTACTCaaatttttagtgacgtggTAAGCCACATTAATCTCTTCACCTAAGCGTTGTCAACTATAATTTACTGccaaagaactagacctttagcggcgaCAAAAGTcaccacaaaatcccaaaatattgccactaaaagttGAGTAATTTTTAGTGGCGATTAAGGGGCAACAACCATTCACTAGTAAAAGctatattttcaacaaaaaaatatgataattaattttcggttgcgacctaattttctaaaataaataacatgcactatcaatattaaaaacatccaatattataatgaaaatcatcaaaataacttcttgattcaaatctcctactacaTAGTGCATCATTGTACACTTTATgtatttacatatgacataaaaataaaacatatagtgtcttcaaactcctccttaatcgatatcatttgtgatcttttaaaaacaatgaagaaaataacacaaaatcaGAATTTAATgctaaaaattagttaaaaccTTTAGTGGTGATattctgggcttttgtggcgactgttgtcGCCGCTAAAAGTCTAGGTTTTTTAAGTGAATCTTAGTTagcaatgcttaggtggagggattagtcccacaTGGCTTGCCACATCACTAAAAATTCaaggtgttaactcttgagggtatttgtaaTCTCTTAGGATGACGACATGGGCATTTTTTAATCCCAAAATGCAACGAAGAATATAATAATCTATTTCACGTAGTAGAGGAgaattttgaccattttcctttttaacttttatcatcttTAGTTATTGACCAAGTGCTCTTTGGATACTCTTTACACTTGAAATTCCTGAAAACAGTGTAAACCCATGGTCAAAAAAGATGATCTCCTCATTTACTTGGAGTTCTTCAATCACTGTTCGAATTCTGTTTGTATTAGTAATTAAATAGAGTTATTTCTTTTAGGCGGAATAACATGGGAGATGTTTATACTTGGCTCAGATTGTCACATAAACCTTTCTATTTATGGTTTCACCAACTGAACCCTTAAACCCAATGAAACTTGATAATTTAAATCCTTTTCTCATCTAAGAAATGTACGTGTAATACAAACATCTACACATGGAACTCCACGCCATTTTTTTAATGAGACACATCTATGTGTGGAGTTCCACGTCATTTTTAGtgacaaataagaaataaaatattaaaaaaataattaaatcaaatatccTTCCCATCTTCTCTTCTTCAGACCCCCCAACCCCCCATATTTCCtccctctttcttcttcatcagaTTTTTcccctcttcttcctcctaCTCCCTTTTCGCTTCTCCATCAAAATCCTCCACCccctcttttctttcttcttcacatcCCATCTCCCTTCTCATCACTTCTTCAAATCTCTttctattttgtttcttttttttattattttctccactcaattaaaaaatataagcaAATTGATAGAGTGAACaaagagattttaaaaataaaaatcaaactaataaaagcATAAAAACAATTGAACATTTCACTGGTTTGATGATTTGTGAAGCATATAAGAAAGAATTTTATGGTGTTTTTTGGTGTTCATAATATTCTCCAATAATAGAGAAAGGGGCTGAGAATTTTGTGTGTTTTTCTAGTTCCTTGGCTTTTGGGTTTTTTTCGATTTGATGTTAATAATGTGTCAAAGAAATTGATTGTATTGAAAGTTAGGTTTTTGTAGGAACTGAATTTTGTGGAGTTATTGCTTTTTTAAGGTGGTAAAAATGGGGGAGAAGAAGGGGTGAGTGGGGTAAAGAAAGGGAGGTGGGGAAGAAGAAAGAGGTATCTAATGGAGTCCGTCAACGGTCGATATGTGTCTCTCAGGTCACTCCGACTTACTTTTACCCAAATAAATAAGAGGTGCAGGAGATGTAACACTCTCATTGAAAAAGTCGTAACTTGGTTAATCAAAAACCAATTTCTGGTTATCATTCCTTACATCTGAAAGAAGAAAACCAACCAAAATGGGGAAAAGGAACAAAAGAGGTTAAGCTCCAAAAAACTATGCCTGTATACAGAATATTTTACAACCATTAGATCCCTAAAACTGCTGCTGGCACTGAATACACATCCACTTAATAAAACAGACCAAGCTTGGAAACACATGTCAGTAAGATACAATAATTTAGCATCTGTATGTTCTGTTATACACCAATTGTTAAGCAGCTGCACAATAATGTCTTCATGCATAAATTTCCAGTTACTAAGGGAACCTTGAACATTCCTGAAACCAAATAACATTGATTTATTGTAGCTATGTATTATGAACATGTATTCTCTTAACTTCTTAATGTGGGTACTATAGTAGAACCAATTCAATTCTTAAAAAGACAAACTGTATGTCATCAGTCTGACCCATCAACGCACTTGCTTGGCTGGAAATGTAGAAAGGAGAAAAGGGGTGGATGTTTATGAAACAAGAACAGACATTACCAGGAGGTTCAATAATAgtctaaaataaatgaataaaaaccAATCAGAACATAAAGAGACCTTATACATAATCTTAGAACAGGGAGGAATCTCCTACAAGAGGATGCCAGAATTTGGAGAAAAGAGTACCTGAGTGGTCAAGTTAAGGTATTCTTGGCACAGCCACTCAGCCAGTACCATCTCTATCTTCTTACTGCTGTCTTCCTCCTCCTTTCCGGGATGGTAGCCTGTTCAGTTTGCTTGTGTTTCTGTACCATGGTATAAACCTGCAGTACAAGAAAACTGTTGGTCATCTTTGATTAACCATTCCCTCAGATGTTCAACCAATATGAAAGCAGCAGGAAAGTTGGTAACTCATCAAGAGACTAATGTTGCAACGTTGACCATTGAACTAAGTGTTTGACTACAAGCATTAGATGGTAATGGAGAAACTAATGTTGAACATCCGAACACAGCagtaatgttattttttatgcTAACTATGTTGCacaatgttaaaaatttaacaGCCGGAAAACATTCATACATGAGCTAAGCACGAAGTGACAAGATAACCTCATGTATCAATCATTTTATAATGACTACTTGGAAGTTGGACCTATATTTACATGATCCACAGATAAAGTTCTTGATAAGTGCATTataaattaaggaaaatattcaactcaagatATGAATTGTCAAATCATTGTGCAGCAGTCAGTAAGATGTTTGCTGTTTCAGAGAAGCTCTTCTTTCCTTATTTACAACTAACTTATACGAGCCATCACATTTCTTCATTATAACATCCAACTACACTGAGAAGGCCGGCAAAACCTAGTATCCGTTGATTTTCAGCGGTACCTTTCTTACTCCAGATGTTAATCCCATGCTACCAAGGTTTTTGCCATCGACATACTTCCATGTAATACTCTCTTTGTCCAGTTTTTTGTAGTCGATGCTTCTATTTCCTACATGTCAACAGAAACCACATGCAATTAAGTATATAAAAAAGGTGTTACACTCTAAACATTTGAATAAGTTAACATGAGGTAGTAAGTCAACACATAGAATGAACCTTTTGGATGTAAGACCAATAACTCTACATACATCTTGAGGTATATATGACTGAAGACGTGGACACATTCTCCAATATCTTCTCGTGAAACTATTCTAGTAGACTCTTTAAGATCTAGATTGAATGATGACTGTAAAAAGTTATCAATTGCTTTTCTTCTCGAGGCCAAGTCTGCTTCCTTCTCCAAGAGAATTGATGGAAACTCCCAGAGGCCGGCAAGTAGACCCTCATCTGGTCTTTTTACAAGAATATATTTGCTGCTGGATTGAGGTCCCGTCATTTCCTGGCAATCCAGTATCTCTACAACACTAACAGCAGAAAACTCATGCCTTTGTTTGGCCTTCACAACTTTTGTTGGGTAATCTGAAACATGAACTGACTCGTTCTGCCTAGAGAGCGATAAAGCATGACATTGCGCAGAGATGGGGCACGCAGCACATCCTGGATTCGAAAGAGAGCACAACGTAGCTCCAAGTTCCATAAGAGCTTGGTTGAAATCTCCAGGCCTACAAGGATCAACTAATTGTCCTGCAAGTTTCctaattcaaaagaaaatatatcatGACACAAGATGGAAAACTCATTAAGAAATAAAGTAATATCTGAAATTGAGTGATTACTAGTATCTAGCATGATCACTTCTTAAGCAAGATATTAATTTATACTTGTTCCCTGAATATATTTGATATGAAACAGAAAGAAAAGATAAGTAGAGAAAGAAATATGATGCAACTCTCTGTAATGTACTGTTCTTAAAAATTGCTTACTATCTTCCACAGCAAGAAAGCAACTAAAACTGTTTTATACATCACAAAGACTCACCAAAAACTCTTAACTGTTGCAGCGTCTTTTGGATTCGCTGATATGGCCTTCAGCCTAGAAATAACCCTGACCACATTCCCATCAACAACAGGCACTGCCTACAGTAATAACTTAGAAAATGTGAGAAGAGGAAGAGTGTATTAGTGAGACAAAAGTTTGCAGAACCTATGAACCTTGTTGAAGGCAATTGAGGCAATAGCACCAGCAGTGTATTCACCAATTCCTTTGATCTTGCGAAGTTCTGAAACTGTCTCTGGAAAACTACCTCCTTCTTCAACCACCTCTTTTGCACCCTGCAAAAATACAGATATCTCTATTAAGCAAACACGACAATAAACACTTCAGTAGAGCTAAGAATGCTAATTTGCAATGCAGTAATTTTTAAGCCGATTAAAAATTGTAGTTTCCTCTACACACaatttgatattttcatctcttagtctgaaaaaaaataatcaaagagAATGTGGACTCTCCACCTTTAGCTAATCAATTGTAACTTGGCAACTGGAAGAACTACAAATGGATAAATGCTTAGTTACTCTGTAGGAATATGCTCCATCCAGTTAATAAAGATTATGCTGCTCCTATAACATGTCTAATTCTAAGTGGCACTGCTCTTTGATTGCACAGCTATATCAACCAACTATAcctcaatcccaaactagtTTATATCAGCTATATAAATCCTTTGTACCCATTCTGGCTCAATTTTTGCTCACTTCAGTccaatactaaaaaaaatcattttttccatGCATTAGGGTTCTCTAAATCTCGCACTTATCCTTACTAGTACTGTAGTACATACAAGTCCCTGACCAAACTAAGAAACCTTCTAGCGAACATCCAACCTAATTTAAGTGTAATGATGGCAACAATTGAGTTTACATCCCACAACCCAACTAGTTGGTATTACCTAATTGATCCATTAGTTCTATTGCTTTCTGTTCTTAGTCAAGTATGCAttagtttcagtttttattttttttattttatatataaagtaatcAGAGGAATCGAACGTCTATGAAAACCCTTGGTTGCTGGGCTACCAATGTGGGAATTTATAGATTTTGAAACAACTTGTCTCTATGTGATTTTACGGATATTGGTCCTCTTTGGGTAACTTGAACtaaatgaaagaagaagaaaagttttGACAAGTGAGGAAGCATGTAGCATCTGTTGAAGTGGGAAGGTAGCTCACCTGTAATAAGAAGCGAACTCGTCTATAATACCCCAAACCAGCCCACATTTCATTCACCTCCTGCAATACAAGGTAGGACAGGACAAGGCTAAGGCTGTGAATTCCAATAAAGAAAATGAAGCATGGAGGTAAGTATAAGGAACCTCAAGAGAAGCTTGAGCTAGATGATGAAGGGTAGGCCATTTGTTCATCCAGCGTTTGAAATAATCAATGACAGTTGAAACCCTAGTTTGCTGAAGCATTACTTCAGAAACCCAGACGGCATAACCCCTTTTATCTCTCTCATCGAAACCACTACTGATTCTTCTCCAAGGAAGGTCTCTTTGATTTTCATCGTACCATTCCAATAGAGAAGCCCTAATCTGTAGGGTTTCATCTTTAGAGAAACTGATGTCCTCTATATCATCGCTTAATGGAACTTCTTTTCGAGGTATTTCTCTGTTACGCCGACCTCTCTTCTTACTTTTCGGGGATATCACCCTTTTCTTCTCTACCCCGGCCTCCATTGATACAGAGTACTGCCTATTCAGATTTCCCGCTAAGCAATGCGTTTCAAAGTGTAAGCAAATGGTCAATGGCATAtcctatctttatttttatttattattatttttttggttagaTGAGGATTTAAATAAGCTAAGTTGAGGATTCCTTCAGAGTTAAGAGGGGCATTGCCCACTAATAACCATTAGATTGCCATTATGGCATGATACTGTTCGAACAAAACAAGTTTATGTTAGGCTTAAGTTATTCATAGCCTCTTAAAGTTATTCGCATAATTCGTTTATACACCTTAATTAGAATTAGTATCTACTGAATATCTCATTTGATccttttgaacattttttttataatcagctaaaagtataaaatgtgtttaatACACTCGCGATGATGTAAAAAATTGACAAATCAATGACGTACATGTGGCATTTTGaggggaaaaaaaagaaataaagaaaaaattgaagtcTCTCAGCTATAGATCTGATGATTCATGGCATGCTTAGGAGTTAGTTgcatattttaatatatagatcaattaattcatctcatgaattGCTGAAATTTGGGAAATGTCTCAATTTGAACATTGTGTCTCGTCCACCCACCATCGTTGTCGTCACCTTCCAATCCTCTCAATCCAAAgatatgttttttcaaaaatatgattttttgaaAGTTGAAAAGAGCAAATTACATATACATTATAAATTAATCAACACATAAACCACTTATAATTTTAGATACCAATGAAACCATTGACGAAAAACATGGAGGAAGGATGAAGGAGAGgtgattcattttttattttagatcTGATTTGTTTGGgtatagatatatatttttcaagaagaaaaaaaaaagggagaagCAGAGTCGTCATTGTGTGagtctctatttttttttttttgatgaataaGATCGTAGTATATGTCAGACttgaagaaaatggagaagGAAATCGTAATGATCTTTTCTAGTTGAAAACGGTAGAAGTGAGGGGATAGGGAGGGGtgacagaagaaaaaaaaagggtggACTGGTGGTTGCTACAACGACGGCAATGGTGGAGATGGTGGTTTGTTCGAAGAAGttatgaagaaggaagaaggaagaagaaagagattaaaaaaatctttctgACACACTTAATGCATGTGTATTGCACCTTCCTTGCCATATAAGAGAAAAGTGTCTATAGTTAGTTATTTTGAACAATTGAAGTGTTCAATAGGAACAAGTCCTAAATAAGATATTAAAATGAAATacgcggacaactttaaggggctcTGTATGACTTAAGCCTTTATCTTATATCTGCTGGTAACATTTCTAAGGCACACACGGGAACTTAAAAAATAGTAGGGTTGTTCATATTTGTTATCTCTTGTATTTAGATTAGCAAACTAGAAACAattaagatgaaaaaaaaaaagaactatcTGATTCCACAGAACCCACTATGTGTTCTTAGGAAATTAAATCCCTCAAGTACCCCAGGTTGTAGATTAAGTtctcccaagataaaatggattaaccattaaaaaagtagtggtacctcaaacttcaataatttcaacgaaTTCAAAAAGACATCAATGAATAACACATACACACACAATCGATCGatttattttgtaagaaatgtatgcagaATGGAGGAATAATTTGATGCCGAAAATGAGAGAaagtctctctatttatagccaacaaagggtaaatgtcacaactctttggaaaaaacATAACCTTtcagaaatgtcacaaccctttggaaaagacacaacctttcaaacggtcactACCCTTTAAAAAAGACACAAtctttcataaaggtcacaacccttcggcaaagtcacaacccttcatttcctaTTCACACATTTAAAAACCAACAATCCCCCCACATGAATAAGGAATtgctattgttaaaacatatgcatgaaaaattgtatgatttgtaagtAAGGA
It encodes the following:
- the LOC125871914 gene encoding adenine DNA glycosylase, with amino-acid sequence MPLTICLHFETHCLAGNLNRQYSVSMEAGVEKKRVISPKSKKRGRRNREIPRKEVPLSDDIEDISFSKDETLQIRASLLEWYDENQRDLPWRRISSGFDERDKRGYAVWVSEVMLQQTRVSTVIDYFKRWMNKWPTLHHLAQASLEEVNEMWAGLGYYRRVRFLLQGAKEVVEEGGSFPETVSELRKIKGIGEYTAGAIASIAFNKAVPVVDGNVVRVISRLKAISANPKDAATVKSFWKLAGQLVDPCRPGDFNQALMELGATLCSLSNPGCAACPISAQCHALSLSRQNESVHVSDYPTKVVKAKQRHEFSAVSVVEILDCQEMTGPQSSSKYILVKRPDEGLLAGLWEFPSILLEKEADLASRRKAIDNFLQSSFNLDLKESTRIVSREDIGECVHVFSHIYLKMYVELLVLHPKGNRSIDYKKLDKESITWKYVDGKNLGSMGLTSGVRKVYTMVQKHKQTEQATIPERRRKTAVRR